Proteins encoded in a region of the Microbacterium neungamense genome:
- a CDS encoding O-methyltransferase — MSEHDANARFVRETTVEPAPIGRARAHALELGAAPISAPVGAQCAVLAAASGARSIVEIGTGAGVSGLWLLRGAPQAVLTTIDNEPEHLAAARQAFTDARIPPARVRFITGRAADVLPRMNEGAYDIVLVDADPENVIEYVEHGLRLVRTGGLVLVPRVLAGGRAADPVQRDAVTTAYRSLIQETQESQAVLAALSTAGEGLLQLTRVAA; from the coding sequence ATGAGCGAGCACGACGCGAACGCCCGATTCGTCCGTGAGACCACCGTCGAACCCGCCCCGATCGGGCGGGCCCGTGCGCACGCGCTCGAGCTCGGCGCGGCGCCGATCAGCGCCCCGGTGGGTGCGCAGTGCGCGGTGCTCGCCGCGGCATCCGGCGCCCGCTCGATCGTGGAGATCGGCACCGGCGCCGGCGTCTCCGGTCTGTGGCTGCTGCGCGGCGCCCCGCAGGCGGTGCTGACCACCATCGACAACGAGCCGGAGCACCTCGCCGCCGCCCGGCAGGCCTTCACGGACGCGCGCATCCCCCCGGCGCGCGTGCGGTTCATCACCGGCCGCGCCGCCGACGTGCTTCCCCGCATGAACGAGGGCGCCTACGACATCGTGCTGGTCGACGCCGACCCGGAGAACGTCATCGAGTACGTCGAACACGGGCTGCGCCTGGTCCGCACCGGCGGACTGGTGCTGGTCCCCCGCGTGCTCGCCGGCGGCCGCGCCGCCGACCCCGTGCAGCGGGACGCCGTCACCACCGCGTACCGGTCGCTGATCCAGGAGACCCAGGAGTCGCAGGCCGTGCTGGCCGCGCTGTCCACGGCCGGCGAAGGGCTGCTGCAGCTCACCCGCGTCGCAGCGTGA
- a CDS encoding DUF3117 domain-containing protein yields MAAMKPRTGDGPMEAVKEGRLIIVRVPLEGGGRLVVSVNDAEAKELHDVLGAVVNA; encoded by the coding sequence ATGGCAGCGATGAAGCCGAGGACCGGCGACGGACCGATGGAGGCCGTGAAGGAGGGGCGACTCATCATCGTGCGGGTTCCGCTCGAGGGCGGCGGCCGTCTGGTCGTGTCCGTGAACGACGCCGAGGCGAAGGAGCTTCACGACGTGCTCGGCGCCGTCGTGAACGCCTGA
- a CDS encoding DUF222 domain-containing protein: MAFFTEVDAEVAVLRGLLGEDTDAASLPGRVLRLSDTDLAVLVQAAGALRRCAERVEIVGAGVVASRSTRDAGHSGLAQSRGHRSAASFLQEITGGTRSDAHRQIRQGTSLLEEAAAGGSPADDTNAGHPGDDGHDHGGPEDHGCPAGDAEQHGEGAGSGGTPDPGTHRGPGQGETPAITPPWHAPLGAALLSGDLSAAQHDAILRGLGEPPTATATGPTLDHPDDAAAAVADAEAREAWRAAAEQLIAEAARRTVEELASTARTIRDRLDPEGAERRFQERYQRRSFRTWRDRDGIAHASWVFDDEGAAFLEAILAAALRPRLGPRFVDETEKTRAEDLVRDPRSNDQLAYDLLLDILRTGILADPKTVFGTRQPGIRLVTVLTPDGTLAPTGHTEDGLHPLPATVISRRICDTGVIPVTVDSCGNPLDLGRERRLFTPAQRLTLALRDGGCRWHGCDRPASHCEAHHCDEWHADQGRTDIDRGILLCRFHHMQLHHNGWRITRTGKDDFHLHPPGPGEPIPLPPRLSLRYAWGDIDPPPPRFHPAAA, translated from the coding sequence ATGGCATTCTTCACCGAGGTCGACGCGGAGGTCGCGGTGCTGCGCGGCCTGCTCGGTGAGGACACGGATGCCGCGAGCCTGCCCGGCCGGGTTCTGCGCCTGTCCGACACCGACCTCGCCGTTCTGGTTCAGGCGGCGGGAGCCTTGCGGCGGTGTGCGGAGCGGGTGGAGATCGTCGGGGCCGGCGTGGTCGCGTCCCGCTCCACCCGGGATGCCGGGCATTCGGGTCTGGCCCAGTCCCGAGGCCACCGCTCCGCGGCGTCGTTCCTGCAGGAGATCACCGGCGGCACCCGCAGCGATGCGCACCGCCAGATCCGGCAGGGCACCTCCCTTCTCGAGGAAGCCGCCGCCGGCGGATCCCCCGCCGACGACACAAACGCGGGACATCCCGGCGACGACGGACACGACCATGGCGGCCCGGAGGACCATGGCTGCCCGGCGGGGGACGCGGAGCAGCACGGTGAGGGCGCGGGTTCGGGCGGGACGCCGGATCCCGGTACACACCGCGGGCCCGGCCAGGGCGAGACCCCCGCGATCACGCCGCCCTGGCACGCCCCGCTCGGCGCCGCCCTGCTCTCCGGCGACCTCTCCGCCGCTCAGCACGACGCCATCCTGCGCGGCCTCGGCGAACCACCCACCGCCACGGCGACCGGCCCTACCCTCGACCACCCCGACGACGCGGCCGCTGCGGTGGCGGATGCGGAGGCGCGGGAGGCGTGGCGTGCGGCGGCGGAGCAGCTGATCGCCGAAGCGGCCCGGCGCACCGTGGAGGAACTCGCCTCGACCGCCCGGACGATCCGGGACCGGCTGGACCCGGAAGGAGCCGAGCGGCGCTTCCAGGAGCGATACCAGCGGCGCTCGTTCCGCACCTGGCGCGACCGGGACGGCATCGCCCACGCCTCCTGGGTGTTCGACGACGAAGGCGCCGCATTCCTGGAGGCCATCCTCGCCGCCGCCCTCCGCCCCCGCCTGGGCCCCCGGTTCGTCGACGAGACCGAGAAGACCCGCGCCGAGGACCTCGTCCGCGACCCCCGTTCCAACGACCAACTCGCCTACGACCTGCTCCTGGATATCCTCCGCACCGGCATCCTCGCCGACCCCAAGACCGTCTTCGGCACCCGCCAGCCCGGAATCCGCCTGGTCACCGTCCTCACCCCCGACGGCACCCTCGCCCCCACCGGGCACACCGAAGACGGACTGCACCCCCTGCCTGCCACAGTCATCTCCCGCCGCATCTGCGACACCGGCGTGATCCCGGTCACCGTCGACTCCTGCGGGAACCCGCTGGACCTGGGCCGAGAACGGCGCCTGTTCACCCCCGCCCAGCGCCTCACCCTCGCCCTCCGCGACGGCGGCTGCCGCTGGCACGGCTGTGACCGCCCCGCCTCCCACTGCGAAGCCCACCACTGCGACGAATGGCACGCCGACCAGGGCCGCACCGACATCGACCGCGGCATCCTGCTCTGCCGGTTCCACCACATGCAACTCCACCACAACGGCTGGCGCATCACCCGCACCGGCAAAGACGACTTCCACCTCCACCCACCCGGCCCAGGCGAACCCATTCCCCTCCCACCCCGCCTCTCCCTTCGCTACGCCTGGGGCGACATCGACCCACCCCCACCCCGCTTCCACCCTGCCGCCGCCTGA
- a CDS encoding DUF1003 domain-containing protein: MARTPRLDTPLGRTATGRPPSSQDRFGRFTEWVARAMGTPAFLLLLSLFCAAWIAWNTLAPKHLRFDDAALGFTALTLMLSLQASYAAPLILLAQNRQDDRDRVQIEQDRQRAERNLADTEYLAREIVALRLALEERTNQTVTRDVLRQELKTMLAELEAEKKP; the protein is encoded by the coding sequence ATGGCACGGACCCCGCGTCTGGACACCCCCCTCGGCCGCACCGCCACGGGTCGCCCGCCCTCCTCGCAGGACCGGTTCGGCCGGTTCACCGAGTGGGTGGCGCGCGCGATGGGCACGCCGGCGTTCCTGCTGCTGCTCAGCCTGTTCTGCGCCGCCTGGATCGCCTGGAACACCCTCGCCCCGAAGCACCTCCGCTTCGACGACGCCGCACTCGGGTTCACCGCGCTCACCCTGATGCTCTCCCTGCAGGCGTCGTACGCCGCCCCGCTGATCCTGCTCGCGCAGAACCGGCAGGACGACCGCGACCGCGTGCAGATCGAGCAGGACCGGCAGCGCGCCGAGCGCAACCTCGCCGACACCGAGTACCTGGCCCGCGAGATCGTCGCCCTGCGCCTGGCCCTCGAGGAGCGCACCAACCAGACGGTCACCCGCGATGTGCTGCGGCAGGAGCTGAAGACGATGCTCGCCGAGCTCGAGGCGGAGAAGAAGCCGTGA
- a CDS encoding alpha/beta hydrolase family protein: MDVSLPSGVVAVSTAWAAPDGASRGTVVIAHGAGAGMDHPFLIGFASALTDAGFATLRFNFPYVEAGRRMPGPAAHAIATWRAAVAMAAEQDPDVRIWACGKSYGGRMASMAVAEGMPVAGLVYLGYPLHPPGQPEKLRVEHLPAIAVPQLFVEGTNDPFVQPLSQLEEAVAACQDARIAWVEGGGHSFEVKGRKRPPAEVGASLAPIVAEFAG; encoded by the coding sequence ATGGACGTGTCGCTGCCCAGCGGCGTCGTGGCGGTGTCGACGGCGTGGGCCGCGCCCGACGGCGCGTCTCGGGGCACCGTGGTGATCGCGCACGGCGCCGGGGCGGGAATGGACCATCCGTTCCTCATCGGCTTCGCGTCGGCGCTGACGGATGCCGGATTCGCGACGCTGCGCTTCAACTTCCCCTACGTCGAGGCGGGCAGACGGATGCCGGGCCCGGCCGCGCACGCGATCGCGACGTGGCGCGCCGCCGTGGCGATGGCCGCGGAGCAGGATCCCGACGTGCGCATCTGGGCGTGCGGCAAGTCGTACGGCGGCCGGATGGCGTCGATGGCGGTCGCCGAGGGGATGCCCGTCGCCGGCCTGGTGTATCTCGGGTACCCGCTGCATCCGCCGGGCCAGCCGGAGAAGCTGCGGGTGGAGCATCTGCCCGCCATCGCAGTGCCGCAGCTGTTCGTGGAGGGCACGAACGACCCGTTCGTCCAGCCGCTGTCCCAGCTCGAGGAGGCGGTGGCCGCCTGCCAGGATGCGCGCATCGCATGGGTCGAGGGTGGCGGGCACTCGTTCGAGGTGAAGGGCCGGAAGCGTCCACCGGCGGAGGTGGGCGCGTCGCTGGCCCCCATCGTGGCGGAGTTCGCGGGCTGA
- a CDS encoding Mrp/NBP35 family ATP-binding protein, with protein MTSAERVRQAVAAVADPELRRPIGELDMVRDVVVDGGTAHVSIVLTIVGCPAAQRIEQDVRDAAASVPGIDAVDVAVGVMTPEERRALTEKLRAGRPARQMPFGPDALTRVILVSSGKGGVGKSTVTANLAVALAARGLRVGLVDADVHGFSIPGLLGIPAGTQPTRIDDLMLPPVAHGVKAVSIGMFLRDGEAVVAWRGPMLHRTVQQFLTDVFFGDLDVLLIDMPPGTGDVAISIGQLLPHAEVLVVTTPQPAAAEVAIRSGLVARQTGQRVIGVVENMAAFTLADGSVLDLFGAGGGADVAAALSRDGEAVPLLASVPLSPALRHGGDAGMPVVLGAPEDPAAQAIATLAERIAQGGRSLAGRPLPMRVR; from the coding sequence GTGACCTCCGCCGAGCGCGTGCGCCAGGCCGTCGCCGCGGTCGCCGACCCGGAGCTGCGCCGCCCGATCGGCGAGCTGGACATGGTCCGCGACGTGGTCGTCGACGGCGGCACCGCGCACGTGTCGATCGTGCTCACGATCGTCGGATGCCCGGCGGCGCAGCGGATCGAGCAGGACGTGCGGGATGCCGCGGCATCCGTCCCCGGCATCGACGCGGTCGACGTCGCCGTCGGGGTGATGACGCCCGAGGAGCGCCGCGCCCTCACCGAGAAGCTCCGCGCGGGACGCCCCGCGCGGCAGATGCCATTCGGGCCGGACGCGCTCACCCGGGTCATCCTCGTCTCCAGCGGCAAGGGCGGGGTCGGCAAGTCGACGGTCACCGCGAACCTTGCCGTCGCCCTCGCCGCCCGCGGGCTGCGCGTGGGGCTGGTGGATGCCGACGTGCACGGGTTCTCCATCCCGGGGCTGCTCGGCATCCCGGCCGGCACCCAGCCCACCCGGATCGACGACCTCATGCTGCCGCCGGTCGCTCACGGCGTGAAGGCGGTGTCGATCGGGATGTTCCTGCGCGACGGCGAGGCGGTCGTCGCCTGGCGCGGCCCGATGCTGCACCGCACCGTGCAGCAGTTCCTCACCGACGTCTTCTTCGGCGACCTGGACGTGCTGCTCATCGACATGCCGCCGGGCACCGGCGACGTGGCGATCTCGATCGGCCAGCTGCTCCCCCATGCCGAGGTGCTCGTCGTCACAACGCCGCAGCCGGCGGCCGCGGAGGTGGCGATCCGCAGCGGGCTGGTGGCGCGGCAGACCGGGCAGCGGGTGATCGGCGTGGTGGAGAACATGGCCGCGTTCACCCTTGCGGACGGCAGCGTGCTCGACCTGTTCGGCGCGGGCGGCGGCGCCGATGTCGCGGCCGCGCTGTCCCGCGACGGCGAGGCGGTGCCGCTCCTGGCATCCGTGCCGCTCAGCCCCGCGCTGCGGCACGGCGGGGATGCCGGGATGCCGGTCGTGCTCGGCGCGCCGGAGGACCCGGCGGCGCAGGCGATCGCGACGCTCGCGGAGCGGATCGCGCAGGGCGGTCGGTCGCTCGCGGGCCGGCCGCTGCCGATGCGCGTGCGCTAG
- the dapD gene encoding 2,3,4,5-tetrahydropyridine-2,6-dicarboxylate N-succinyltransferase, whose translation MSTERTVWGIGLSTTAGDGTVLDAWFPEIGLGEPDAADAASAAETWQALAEPDERRNVTVELVQLSVDLDAPVASTPDAYLRLHALSRLLVKPNELNLDGIFGHLPTVAWTNAGPMLPADATRLRPVLQRHGIQVQGLDKFPRLTDYVQPEGVRIADASRVRLGAHLSPGTTVMHEGFVNFNAGTLGASMVEGRISQGVVVGDGSDIGGGASIMGTLSGGGTVRVSIGERTLLGANAGIGISLGDDCVVEAGLYVTAGTKVVLADGPDTADGGRPTVKAAELSGRDGILFRRNSLTGAVEATQRTGVGVTLNEALHA comes from the coding sequence ATGAGCACTGAGCGCACCGTGTGGGGTATCGGACTGTCGACGACTGCCGGGGACGGCACCGTGCTGGACGCCTGGTTCCCCGAGATCGGCCTCGGCGAGCCGGATGCCGCGGACGCGGCCTCCGCGGCGGAGACCTGGCAGGCGCTGGCGGAGCCGGACGAGCGCCGCAACGTCACGGTGGAGCTCGTGCAGCTGTCGGTGGACCTGGACGCGCCCGTCGCCTCCACCCCGGACGCCTACCTGCGCCTGCACGCCCTGTCGCGCTTGCTGGTCAAGCCGAACGAGCTGAACCTGGACGGCATCTTCGGCCACCTGCCGACCGTGGCGTGGACGAACGCCGGCCCGATGCTGCCCGCGGATGCCACGCGCCTGCGTCCGGTGCTGCAGCGCCACGGCATCCAGGTGCAGGGCCTGGACAAGTTCCCGCGGCTGACCGACTACGTCCAGCCCGAGGGCGTGCGCATCGCGGATGCCTCGCGCGTGCGGCTCGGCGCGCACCTCTCCCCCGGGACCACCGTGATGCACGAGGGCTTCGTGAACTTCAACGCCGGCACCCTCGGCGCCTCGATGGTGGAGGGACGGATCTCCCAGGGCGTCGTGGTCGGCGACGGCAGCGACATCGGCGGTGGGGCGTCCATCATGGGCACCCTCTCCGGCGGCGGCACCGTACGGGTGTCGATCGGTGAGCGGACGCTTCTCGGCGCGAACGCCGGCATCGGCATCTCCCTCGGCGACGACTGCGTCGTCGAGGCCGGGCTGTACGTGACCGCGGGCACGAAGGTGGTGCTCGCCGACGGTCCGGACACCGCCGACGGCGGACGTCCGACGGTGAAGGCCGCCGAGCTGTCCGGCCGGGACGGCATCCTGTTCCGCCGCAACTCGCTGACCGGCGCCGTCGAGGCGACCCAGCGCACCGGCGTGGGCGTCACGCTGAACGAGGCCCTGCACGCCTGA
- a CDS encoding DUF4870 domain-containing protein has translation MTARPATGASAWALGLLVLLPVPFLGSLASGGAMVAAYGSLSRQGPLAKANADAARRWGRLFLLVSTALLVVHLAITLPRLFLSAGSAGFLPQGIPILLYIAVCVVHLVVVIVATVRASKGEVVRLPFGRRG, from the coding sequence ATGACCGCGCGTCCGGCGACCGGAGCGTCCGCCTGGGCGCTCGGGCTCCTCGTGCTGCTGCCGGTGCCGTTCCTGGGATCGCTGGCATCCGGCGGGGCCATGGTCGCCGCGTACGGCTCGCTGTCGCGTCAGGGTCCGCTTGCGAAGGCGAACGCGGACGCGGCGCGCCGATGGGGACGGCTGTTCCTCCTGGTCTCGACCGCGCTGCTGGTGGTGCACCTGGCGATCACGCTGCCGCGGCTGTTCCTGAGTGCCGGGTCGGCCGGGTTCCTCCCGCAGGGCATCCCGATCCTGCTCTACATCGCCGTGTGCGTGGTGCATCTGGTCGTCGTGATCGTCGCGACCGTGCGAGCGTCGAAGGGCGAGGTGGTCCGGCTGCCGTTCGGAAGGAGGGGCTGA
- the dapE gene encoding succinyl-diaminopimelate desuccinylase, whose product MLLDPTASSVDLTRAICDIPSVSGAEGRLADELEAVVRGCAHLEVIRHGNTVVARTDLGRPQRVVIAGHIDTVPINGNVPTRALSIDGEDFLWGRGTVDMKAGVAVQLKLAVELTAPVVDITWIWYDNEEVEASKNGLGLLAADRPDLFTADFAILGEPSNGQVEGGCNGTLRALVRTRGVRAHSARSWIGENAIHGAAPILARLAEYRAREITVDGLGYWEGLNAVRITGGVAGNVIPDLCEIEVNYRFAPNKSIAEAEAHVRSVLAGFEVEITDAADGARPGLDAPIAQQFLTAVGAEARPKYGWTDVARFSALGVPAVNYGPGDPHLAHHDEERVPLAQIEDVERGLRAWLTGA is encoded by the coding sequence ATGCTGCTCGATCCGACCGCATCCTCCGTCGACCTCACCCGCGCCATCTGCGACATCCCGAGCGTGTCCGGCGCCGAGGGGCGCCTGGCCGACGAGCTCGAGGCGGTGGTGCGCGGCTGCGCCCACCTCGAGGTGATCCGGCACGGCAACACGGTCGTCGCTCGCACCGACCTGGGCCGGCCGCAGCGGGTCGTCATCGCGGGACACATCGACACCGTGCCGATCAACGGCAACGTGCCCACCCGCGCCCTCTCCATCGACGGCGAGGACTTCCTCTGGGGCCGCGGCACCGTCGACATGAAGGCCGGCGTCGCGGTGCAGCTCAAGCTCGCCGTCGAGCTGACAGCGCCCGTGGTCGACATCACCTGGATCTGGTACGACAACGAAGAGGTCGAGGCGTCCAAGAACGGGTTGGGGCTGCTCGCCGCCGACCGGCCCGATCTGTTCACCGCCGACTTCGCCATTCTCGGCGAGCCCTCCAACGGCCAGGTCGAGGGCGGATGCAACGGCACGCTGCGCGCGCTCGTGCGCACCCGCGGCGTCCGCGCGCACAGCGCCCGCTCCTGGATCGGCGAGAACGCCATCCACGGCGCCGCGCCGATCCTGGCGCGGCTCGCGGAGTACCGGGCGCGGGAGATCACCGTGGACGGGCTCGGCTACTGGGAGGGGCTGAACGCCGTCCGGATCACCGGAGGCGTCGCCGGCAACGTCATCCCGGACCTGTGCGAGATCGAGGTCAACTACCGCTTCGCGCCGAACAAGTCGATCGCCGAGGCCGAGGCGCACGTGCGCTCGGTGCTCGCCGGGTTCGAGGTGGAGATCACGGATGCCGCCGACGGCGCCCGTCCGGGCCTCGACGCCCCGATCGCTCAGCAGTTCCTCACCGCCGTCGGCGCCGAGGCCCGGCCGAAGTACGGCTGGACCGACGTGGCCCGGTTCTCGGCGCTCGGCGTCCCGGCCGTGAACTACGGGCCCGGCGATCCCCACCTCGCACACCACGACGAGGAGCGGGTGCCGCTGGCTCAGATCGAGGACGTGGAGCGCGGACTGCGGGCGTGGCTCACCGGGGCGTGA
- a CDS encoding magnesium transporter — MSTQRVFVARLAGCAVFDPVGDRLGKVRDVVIVYRSKASPRVIGLVVEIPGRRQVFLSIGRVTSIRSGQVITTGLINVRRFQPRPGEVRVLAEFLGRRMSFADGSGTAVVEDVAIEQDRHGEWAISQLFLRKPKTSASPFAKGPTTFAAWNEVTELRRPGEAQSAEQLIASYSEMHAADLATSLLDLPQQRMIEVAEELPDERLADALEEMPEDEQVHILDRLGDERAADILDEMEPDDAADLLAQLPPKRLEQLLKLMDPEEAEEVRKLLRYGPDTAGGLMTPEPIILSADATVAEALALIRRHELHPALAAAVFVTLPPFETPTGRLLGVVHFQRMLRYPPHERLGAILDDGLEPVSVTASAAEVARMLASYDLVSLPVVDAAHRLVGAISVDDVLDYLLPDDWRTHDVEEAS; from the coding sequence ATGAGCACACAACGGGTCTTCGTGGCGCGCCTGGCCGGGTGCGCGGTCTTCGATCCCGTGGGCGACCGGCTCGGCAAGGTCCGGGACGTCGTGATCGTGTACCGAAGTAAGGCCTCCCCCCGTGTGATCGGGCTGGTGGTCGAGATCCCCGGCCGCCGTCAGGTCTTCCTCTCCATCGGCCGCGTGACCTCCATCCGCTCCGGACAGGTCATCACCACCGGCCTCATCAACGTGCGCCGCTTCCAGCCTCGCCCGGGCGAGGTGCGCGTGCTCGCCGAGTTCCTCGGCCGGCGGATGAGCTTCGCCGACGGCAGCGGCACCGCCGTGGTCGAGGACGTCGCGATCGAGCAGGACCGCCACGGCGAGTGGGCGATCAGCCAGCTGTTCCTCCGCAAGCCCAAGACCAGCGCATCCCCGTTCGCGAAAGGCCCCACCACCTTCGCCGCGTGGAACGAGGTCACCGAGCTGCGCCGCCCTGGCGAGGCGCAGTCCGCCGAGCAGCTCATCGCGAGCTACTCCGAGATGCACGCCGCCGACCTCGCGACCAGCCTGCTCGATCTGCCCCAGCAGCGCATGATCGAGGTCGCCGAGGAGCTGCCCGACGAGCGCCTCGCGGATGCCCTCGAGGAGATGCCCGAGGACGAGCAGGTGCACATCCTCGATCGCCTCGGCGACGAGCGCGCCGCCGACATCCTCGACGAGATGGAGCCGGACGACGCGGCCGACCTGCTCGCGCAGCTGCCGCCGAAGCGCCTGGAGCAGCTGCTCAAGCTGATGGACCCCGAGGAGGCCGAGGAGGTGCGCAAACTCCTCCGGTACGGCCCGGACACCGCCGGCGGTCTGATGACCCCGGAGCCGATCATCCTCTCCGCGGATGCCACGGTGGCCGAGGCCCTCGCCCTGATCCGCCGCCACGAGCTGCATCCGGCCCTCGCCGCCGCCGTGTTCGTCACGCTGCCGCCGTTCGAGACCCCGACCGGCCGGCTCCTCGGCGTGGTGCACTTCCAGCGGATGCTGCGCTACCCGCCGCACGAGAGGCTGGGCGCAATCCTGGACGACGGCCTCGAGCCGGTGTCGGTGACCGCCTCCGCCGCCGAGGTGGCGCGCATGCTCGCCAGCTATGACCTGGTCTCGCTGCCCGTGGTGGATGCCGCGCACCGGCTGGTCGGCGCGATCAGCGTCGACGACGTGCTGGACTACCTGCTGCCGGACGACTGGCGCACCCACGACGTCGAGGAGGCGAGCTGA
- a CDS encoding general stress protein: protein MSMLNRPPSGNEIGEMVASMRDYESAQKTVSKLIAAEVPARDIVIVGQGVRTVERVTGRLGYAAAARSGAINGVLIGLFLSAFMLFGTPDAPVSLFLGFVFIGVALGMLMSLITYAIVRRRRDFASITQMVADHYEVCVQPSSLAKARQALGAQRPAPTRPAVDLSEPPKYGERIAPGGASAGGASAPGASQPGPDAGAAAPGSAHPPHVVPAPEDVAGANPPAEPPASASAPPAAPAPASAPPAAPASAPAAPASAPAPASAPAAPPVAPPPPPAPPLPQDAPAPDRGDADGSAEGEPPASGR, encoded by the coding sequence ATGAGCATGCTGAACCGGCCCCCGAGCGGCAATGAGATCGGCGAGATGGTGGCGTCGATGCGCGACTACGAGAGCGCGCAGAAGACGGTGTCGAAGCTGATCGCCGCCGAGGTGCCCGCGCGCGACATCGTCATCGTCGGGCAGGGGGTGCGCACGGTCGAGCGGGTGACCGGCCGGCTGGGCTATGCCGCGGCCGCCCGGTCGGGCGCCATCAACGGCGTTCTGATCGGACTGTTCCTGTCGGCGTTCATGCTCTTCGGCACGCCCGACGCGCCCGTCTCGCTGTTCCTCGGCTTCGTGTTCATCGGCGTCGCGCTCGGGATGCTGATGAGCCTGATCACCTACGCGATCGTGCGGCGCCGTCGCGATTTCGCGAGCATCACGCAGATGGTCGCCGATCACTACGAGGTGTGCGTGCAGCCGTCCTCGCTCGCCAAGGCGCGTCAGGCGCTCGGCGCCCAGCGACCCGCGCCGACGCGGCCCGCGGTCGATCTCAGCGAGCCGCCGAAGTACGGGGAGCGCATCGCGCCGGGCGGTGCGTCCGCGGGTGGTGCGTCCGCGCCGGGTGCGTCTCAGCCCGGTCCGGATGCCGGCGCCGCCGCTCCCGGCTCCGCACACCCGCCGCACGTCGTGCCGGCTCCCGAGGACGTCGCCGGCGCGAACCCGCCGGCCGAGCCGCCGGCGTCCGCATCCGCTCCGCCTGCTGCTCCGGCGCCCGCATCCGCTCCGCCTGCTGCCCCGGCGTCCGCGCCTGCTGCTCCGGCGTCCGCGCCTGCTCCGGCTTCCGCGCCCGCGGCTCCTCCGGTCGCGCCGCCTCCTCCGCCCGCGCCGCCGCTGCCGCAGGACGCGCCCGCCCCGGACCGCGGCGACGCGGACGGCTCCGCGGAGGGCGAGCCGCCGGCATCCGGTCGATGA
- a CDS encoding VOC family protein: MYVTLTQPPNLTGAEHDRRMPGMNHVAFRGGTPSDVDELMEAAERHGWRALYRDRYPHAGGPEHYAGWLEDQAGFKVEIVAETLR; this comes from the coding sequence ATGTACGTGACGCTCACGCAGCCACCGAACCTGACGGGCGCTGAGCACGATCGACGGATGCCGGGAATGAACCACGTCGCCTTTCGTGGCGGCACGCCCAGTGATGTCGATGAGCTGATGGAAGCGGCGGAACGGCACGGCTGGCGGGCGCTGTACCGCGATCGTTACCCGCATGCGGGCGGCCCGGAGCACTACGCCGGATGGCTCGAGGATCAGGCCGGGTTCAAGGTCGAGATCGTCGCAGAGACGCTCCGCTGA
- a CDS encoding Sec-independent protein translocase TatB produces MELGLTFDKLLLIGLIAVIIIGPERLPKAAESFARFVRRAGEYVRDTKAKMKEELGPDIDDVDWRKLDPRQYDPRRIIRDALFEEPSFSTPVASGPVDGLDTSAAVAPSPVSRQVRTTFSRTTPPPFDAEAT; encoded by the coding sequence ATGGAACTGGGGCTCACGTTCGACAAGCTGCTGCTGATCGGCCTGATCGCGGTGATCATCATCGGCCCCGAGCGCCTGCCCAAGGCCGCGGAGAGCTTCGCCCGTTTCGTCCGCCGCGCGGGCGAGTACGTGCGCGACACGAAGGCGAAGATGAAGGAGGAGCTGGGCCCGGACATCGACGACGTCGACTGGCGCAAGCTCGACCCGCGTCAGTACGACCCGCGGCGCATCATCCGCGACGCCCTCTTCGAGGAGCCCTCGTTCAGCACGCCCGTCGCCTCCGGCCCGGTGGACGGGCTCGACACGTCCGCCGCCGTGGCCCCGTCGCCGGTCTCGCGGCAGGTCCGCACCACGTTCTCGCGCACCACGCCGCCGCCGTTCGACGCGGAAGCCACCTAG